DNA from Ignavibacteriales bacterium:
ATAACCGATGACAGTGCTCATAAACAAAACAACAATAATTATTATACCGATTCCAATCAGAGCTTTTCGCGTCATTCGCATGCCTATTCTTTTATGAAAAAAAAATTCCGTCCCGATTGATCATATCAATCGGAACGGAATAATGTAATCAAACTTGAAAAGCAGTGCAACTAAGCTAAAAACGATACAGCAGAGTCAAATTCAAATTGCTGGTTGTAACTGTTTCGTCAGTTCCCTCATCGTATGTATAACCGGATGCTGAATATGAGTAATTATTTCGTAAAGATTTCCAGGTTCCATATGCATATCCTGCATCGATGGATGTACGTTCATCAAGCATGTACCCTATTCCCGCAGTATAGTACATCTGATTGCGACTTGTCGGATCACCTTTCCATGGTGACGGATTGTAAATAATCCCGCCGCGCAGCTTCAAACCTAAATTCCTTAGGGAGACTTCACCACCTCCGCGAAGATTAGTTGTTGCTCGCAATTCGTTCTTGATACGAGAATTTTGAGTACTAAAATCTACACCATCCGCACTTAAATCCATTTGCGTCCAATCCGTATACTCAACATCCCCGGCTAAAAGAAGCCATTCTAAAGGCTGAACAGAAACACCTCCGCTCAATATATAAGGCGTTGTAACTTCATATTTGATGGAGTTGGACGTTAGTGGATAGGAGTATGCACTGAAGCCATTGACATCCTTAGTCTTAAATTGACTCGATGCGGCTTCAGTATATGTTTCAGAGATATTATAGGTGGTTGATGTTCGAATAGCGAACCCGATCGAGTATTTTCCCGTTTTACGAAACATCAATCCAAAGAGAGCGTTGAATCCTTTTATATCATCATTTACTGTGCTCTCATAGCTAAACTGGTTGAAATCTTCAGGAGATATCGATACAGGATAATAATTTTTCGTATCACTTTCGTTCACTGTCTGGTCATACGAATATGATCCTCCTGCATAATTGAGTGAAATACCTACAGAAAGATTTGGACCAACATCAATAGCACCGCCAAATGTCCAATGGTTCAATCCTCCACCTTCAATCACGTTTATCGCTTGTTGGACATTTCCATTCAGGATTGGAATGACATTACCCAAGGTATCGGCATTAGCAAGAAAAAGTTTATACGGAATGTTGTATGCCAATGGTTTTTCTAATAAATAAATACTTTGAGAATAGGAACTATATGGATTAAATGTACTCATGGATGCTGTCGTCGTATAATTTGCGGCTCTGTAGAATCCGAATGCAAAAGTAAGGCTCCCCCGTACAGTCGGGATTGGATACACAAGTCCAAGGTTGTTGAGGTTCACCACACTATTATTTGAGGATGTTTTCGTCCCTATATACGATACATCATTTGAATATCCAAGACTTGATAAGCCGAAGGAAAACTCGAAATCTCGTTCAAGCGCCAAACCCGCCGGATTCCAGAACAACGCGGAGTAATCATCAACACCTCCAACGGTTGCATTACCCATTCCGAGTTGTCGTGCACTTACACCTAATCCGAGTTGAGAATATCGCAACGCATCTTCTGCAAATTGCGCGTTCACAGGCTGAATCTGTAACCCAATTATCATCAAAATAACCAACCAATATGTTTTACGAAACGTTTTCATAAGATTACATTACTCCATTCTTTTTTTTAATTTAATCAACGGCCTGATCTACCTGAACCACTGCTTTGACGGCCACCACCGCCATCGCTTCTTGGTGCTGGTGCACTACTTGGAGCAGAACTTGGCGCAGAACTTGTCCGGGTCGATGGATGCGGTGTATAGCTTGGCGCCGAACTCTGATCGCTTGATCTGGATTGATTGCTGCTTGCACCTTGACCTCGAGCTTGTCCGCTGCCGCGAGTATTGCTGTGTCTGGAACTTCTCGTCGTCGTCATAGTACTTTGATCCCGATAACGCGGCTGCTGAACGGCCGGATTATAGTGGCCGCCGCTCGATCGGCGGGATGTTGAAACACCACTGGAAGCACCACGTGTAGTTCCTGTTGTTCCAGTACTTCCACTTTGCGATCCTACCCTTCCAGCTGAACCAGGAAGACTAACATTTCCCCGGCTAGTTCCGTTTCGTCCATCATACATTCCTCCTGTATTGTCTGCTCCAGTTGTTCCTATATATCCAGATCTTGTACTACCCGATGTTTGTCTGATATTACCGCCTCTCTGATATCCGGAATTGCGTGTTACAAACGGCCGGGAAGAATAATAATGATTGTATCCTCCATAGCCTGAATAAGAATTCCAATAACCCCAATGATGAGGATAATATGAATAGCCGACATAGAACGCAGAACCCCAATACCATGGATCCCAATACGATGGATAAACACAACCGTAATCCCACGACCAATATGAACGCCAGCCAGGATAATAATATGAGAATCCGAGATATTGATGTGATTGCCAATTATCGTTATCCTCACCATAGTATGAAGAATCGTTTTGAACAGCAGGTTGTTGTTCCTGTTGATAAGATGAATCTTCTTCATGCATTGTCACAAATTGCGTGTAGCAGCCTTGGAAAAGAAACGCCATCAATCCTATCGGCAGAAGAAGTTTGAAGAAGAATATCATTGTTTTCATGATTGACCTCATTTGTTTGACGCTTAAAAAGTGCTCAAGTTTCTTGCCAGTGATTTATAAAAATAAAAGACCTGAATTCGGCGATTTTTCGCCATCTTCAGGCGGCTATACGAACGATAAAATATTCAACCGTACACAAAACTAATCGCTACTGTCCTCAGTCATGCACAATAAACTTCAATATTTTCTGGCAGGTTAACACATTGAAATTTATATATAAATTTAGAGATAATAGCGGATCAAAAATTTCCTATATAATCAATTTGGAGTGTACGATTTCCAACATTCACATTGTCTTGGTTCTTTGTGATATTTTTCAAATTGAAGCCGACAATGAGACCTTTTGCACACGTCCATCGGAAACCAAAATTAAGGTATCCGTTTCCTTTGCCAAGTGCATGATCATTATTATCATTTGCTGCGAAATCGAACTCGAACATAATCGATATATCTCTGCCTATCGATTTCTCTGCACCTACGTACATATTGAGATCTTTATCACCGTCATCTGTTTCCAGAGATTTATTGAATCCGCCATGCACACTGAGATTGCCAAGTAACTCATAGTTTTTACTGGCTGCAATATACACTCCTGGCGATTTGACTGTGTAACGCTTTAATGTATCAGCATTGAGATATGGTTCTTTGCCTTGAGAATCAAAACCGATAGCAAGCGCTGGCATAGTAGAACTCTCGCTCACAAGACGCAGTTTTGCGTTCATTCCGGGCATGGGGTTCATGTTAATTTTGTTTTGGCCGACAATATCTGTTCCGCCATACGAAATTCCAAATGTGAACGGTTCAAAAATTCCCACTGAAATCCCCACCAATACACCGCCATTCTGAAAGAAGTTCGAAGAAACGGAATACGATCCGCGCTTCAGCAAACCTGCTGTCGGTTTATCAATCAGCATTGTCGGTTCAACAGTCGCTGCATCGCCTGCATAACTTTGTGCTTCCGCCGTTTCTATTGTCACGATCATTAAAATATTTACGATCAGCAATACACTGAGTTTTTTCACGTTATTCTCCTTTTCACAAACTGACTTATGCTTCATCATCTCCAAATATTTTCTTCACATTTTTTGGAAGTTCCTTACCAGTTTCAGTTGAGCTAATGTCTTTTGTTTGCGGAGCGGATTTTGTCCGTTCCTTCCGAACAATTCTGAATCCTTCTTCAACAACCATTTCATCTGCAGAAGATGTACTCTCATTTTTTTGTTGTGCAGGAAATTGGAGTATCGTTGCCGGCGACAACTGTACGACGGTTTTCTCTTCAGTGAGAGATAATAATTTTTTGAAAATTGATTGTGCTTCCCTTGCCAAATCTTCTTCTGAATATGTGAGAACATGTCTTTCGCGGATATAGAACTCGCCATTGATCATGACATCGCTCACCTGCTGCGAGCCGGCTTCTTGAAGAACAACTTCAAGAATTCGTTCGGCATTTTTATCAGCAAGAATAGCATTCAGACGAAACTCAGAGAGATCAAGGAAAACTAGATCGGCTTTCTTTCCTGTTTCGATTGTTCCAATATCAGCATCAAGCCCAAGTGCGTACGCTCCATTCTTTGTATGAAGAGCAAGCAGACGGTACGCTTGTTCTTGCGGCAAACTAAGGGTTTTAAGTATGGAGCAATAGGAATGAATATTTTCCAATGGCTGTGCTGATCCCCAATCAGTACCCAATGCCAGCGTAATTTTATGCTTGAGTAATTCTCCGAAAGGCGGCATTTCTGTTCCTTTTTGAAGAATTGCTGATGGTGAATATACTAACGGAGCCCTAGACTTTACGATGATTTCATAATCTCCCTCGTCAAAACACGAGAGGTGAAGCAGATGTACCGGCGAATCAATCGCCCCATACTCGGCATAAAGTTGCGCTATGGATTTATTGAAGTTTTTCTTGACAATGTTAAACGCTTGACGGGTCTGCCCCAAATGCAATATAATCGGCCACTGAAGTTCACGTGCAGAACGAATGCTGGATTGAAGATTGTATGTCGTAAGATTTTCTTCATCGGCGATAACAAATGCAAAACGAATTGACGATTCGCGTAACTTACGAGCCGCCTCAATTTGATCGCCATTATGCAAACCGATAAAACCTCTTTGGTTCGTTTGCTGCATCGCCTCAAATGACGCTGGAAAGGAATGTTCAGGATTATCTAAGCCATACTCTGCCAATGTTGTTACACCGGATTTGAGCGCGGCATAATACGATAATCGGTACAACGTTAAGAATTCTTGGAATGTAGCTTCTTTCCGAACATAATCGAGAGAACGGCTCGGGAGCGGATTCTTATTCCATCGCGCCATCGGCTGACCGGATGTTAAATAGTGTAAGATAAACGACTCACCCGTATGATGCGCATCTACAAATCCCGGTAATATAATTTTTCCTGCGGCATCAATGACTTCAGCATTTGGATATGTTGCCTTGAGAGCATCAGCACGCTTACCGACCTCGATAATGCGGCCGTTTTGAATTATTAGCGTCAGTTTCCCGGCACGGTTTTGTGTATCGCCGGTAAAAACGAATCCGTTTTCGATTATTTTAATGGAATCGATCATGGACGTTAGTTTATCTTACGCCAGCTTGTCCCATCTTTTTTATCTTCGATTATAAAACCAATTATCTTCAAACCGTCACGAATGATATCAGACAGCGCCCAAAGCTTTTGCTTCCGCACTTCTGTACGGATACGAATGACCAAATCCATGAGATGAGATTCTGTCTTTGCATCACCAGTGGCAGATTGAAGTTCGTCTGGTATAATTCCCAAGACTTTTCCACCAAGTTCGTCAAAGAGTTGGTCGATTTGTTTGAGCGTCTCACTACTCAACTTTTGTTCAGAGTTTAGCGATTGATTTGTTTCGCGTGCCAAATCAAATAACACTCCAACAGCGAGCGGTGCGTTAAAATCATCGTTCATTGCTTCTAAAAAATGTTTTTTATGCGAAGAGAGATCAAATCCCGCTCCATGTGACCGCTGTTCAGATTCAGCTTTCTTTAATTCCTCCCGGAGATTGCGGATGGTGTTCAGCAATTTATCATATCCGGCGTTCGCGCCTTGTACTGCTTCATCGCTGAAATCCAACGTGCTGCGATAATGACTTTGCAGAATGAAAAAACGCACGACGAGCGGATCATATTTCTTGAAAGCATCTTTTAACGTTACAAAATTTCCGAGTGACTTTGACATTTTCTTCCCGTTCACAGTCACAAGGTTGTTGTGAATCCAGTACTTCACAAACTGTTTTCCGGTTGCAGCTTCACTCTGCGCAATCTCGCATTCGTGATGCGGAAATTGGTTATCCATTCCGCCACCGTGGATGTCAAATGTCTCGCCAAGATATTTCATCGACATTGCCGAACATTCGATGTGCCATCCGGGAAATCCTGCGCCCCACGGACTCGGCCATCGCATAATATGCCCGCTTTCC
Protein-coding regions in this window:
- a CDS encoding outer membrane protein transport protein, whose amino-acid sequence is MKTFRKTYWLVILMIIGLQIQPVNAQFAEDALRYSQLGLGVSARQLGMGNATVGGVDDYSALFWNPAGLALERDFEFSFGLSSLGYSNDVSYIGTKTSSNNSVVNLNNLGLVYPIPTVRGSLTFAFGFYRAANYTTTASMSTFNPYSSYSQSIYLLEKPLAYNIPYKLFLANADTLGNVIPILNGNVQQAINVIEGGGLNHWTFGGAIDVGPNLSVGISLNYAGGSYSYDQTVNESDTKNYYPVSISPEDFNQFSYESTVNDDIKGFNALFGLMFRKTGKYSIGFAIRTSTTYNISETYTEAASSQFKTKDVNGFSAYSYPLTSNSIKYEVTTPYILSGGVSVQPLEWLLLAGDVEYTDWTQMDLSADGVDFSTQNSRIKNELRATTNLRGGGEVSLRNLGLKLRGGIIYNPSPWKGDPTSRNQMYYTAGIGYMLDERTSIDAGYAYGTWKSLRNNYSYSASGYTYDEGTDETVTTSNLNLTLLYRF
- a CDS encoding amidohydrolase family protein translates to MIDSIKIIENGFVFTGDTQNRAGKLTLIIQNGRIIEVGKRADALKATYPNAEVIDAAGKIILPGFVDAHHTGESFILHYLTSGQPMARWNKNPLPSRSLDYVRKEATFQEFLTLYRLSYYAALKSGVTTLAEYGLDNPEHSFPASFEAMQQTNQRGFIGLHNGDQIEAARKLRESSIRFAFVIADEENLTTYNLQSSIRSARELQWPIILHLGQTRQAFNIVKKNFNKSIAQLYAEYGAIDSPVHLLHLSCFDEGDYEIIVKSRAPLVYSPSAILQKGTEMPPFGELLKHKITLALGTDWGSAQPLENIHSYCSILKTLSLPQEQAYRLLALHTKNGAYALGLDADIGTIETGKKADLVFLDLSEFRLNAILADKNAERILEVVLQEAGSQQVSDVMINGEFYIRERHVLTYSEEDLAREAQSIFKKLLSLTEEKTVVQLSPATILQFPAQQKNESTSSADEMVVEEGFRIVRKERTKSAPQTKDISSTETGKELPKNVKKIFGDDEA
- the cysS gene encoding cysteine--tRNA ligase — protein: MPLFIYNTLSRTKEEFKPIHEGHVGIYVCGPTVYSHSHIGHAKSYISFDVIVRYLRYLGNKVLYIQNITDVGHLTDDADEGEDKIMKQARLDRVHPMQIAETNTRSYFDDMDKLGIERPDISPRASGHIIEQIEIIKQLLANGYAYEVNGSVYYDVPKFKNYGKLSGRVLEDSVEGTRVESRSEKRHPADFALWKKAESGHIMRWPSPWGAGFPGWHIECSAMSMKYLGETFDIHGGGMDNQFPHHECEIAQSEAATGKQFVKYWIHNNLVTVNGKKMSKSLGNFVTLKDAFKKYDPLVVRFFILQSHYRSTLDFSDEAVQGANAGYDKLLNTIRNLREELKKAESEQRSHGAGFDLSSHKKHFLEAMNDDFNAPLAVGVLFDLARETNQSLNSEQKLSSETLKQIDQLFDELGGKVLGIIPDELQSATGDAKTESHLMDLVIRIRTEVRKQKLWALSDIIRDGLKIIGFIIEDKKDGTSWRKIN